In a single window of the Syntrophorhabdaceae bacterium genome:
- a CDS encoding DUF296 domain-containing protein — protein sequence MRYKAGKIGRVFVVEFDHDDQVIDNIVDIAKREDIRAGIFYLLGGIKNADIVVGPEKEELPPEPVWRRLDESYEAVGMGTIFWHDNEPKVHFHGAFGKKDNVKVGCLRGFSETFIIMEGIILEIKGVEATREIDPATGLALLRIIYHVTPT from the coding sequence AGTTGAGTTTGACCATGACGACCAAGTAATCGATAATATTGTAGATATTGCAAAAAGAGAAGATATAAGGGCAGGGATATTTTATCTTTTAGGAGGTATTAAAAATGCAGATATTGTGGTAGGGCCTGAAAAGGAGGAACTACCGCCTGAGCCTGTGTGGAGAAGGCTGGATGAGAGCTATGAGGCTGTTGGTATGGGGACTATATTCTGGCATGATAATGAACCTAAGGTGCACTTTCATGGTGCCTTTGGCAAGAAAGATAATGTAAAAGTAGGCTGTCTCAGGGGATTTTCAGAGACCTTCATAATAATGGAAGGCATTATACTGGAAATAAAAGGTGTTGAGGCAACAAGAGAAATAGACCCTGCAACAGGACTTGCACTACTTAGGATTATTTATCATGTAACACCAACATGA